From a region of the Mauremys mutica isolate MM-2020 ecotype Southern chromosome 12, ASM2049712v1, whole genome shotgun sequence genome:
- the LOC123345433 gene encoding tripartite motif-containing protein 15-like isoform X3, with the protein MAPSHSASFLSTLEGVWTAGAKFVKDVKSTLSGGRQRTFENPVSLSPEFKWGSWDFSEKTRILHNILKNFKETLVSEWRLDKENVTLDPETGNPWLIMSEDQKSMRWQNPYNNFRVEDVSFLPALGCEAFTSGRHYWEVELKGEGNMRLGVARESVKRMGKVSWKPKAGVWAIEQLGPYYQAYTSPITNLSLSRSPRKIGVYLDYEGGQVTFYDADTKALIFAFPPASFTGQRIRPVFFLFGVNSQLRLCP; encoded by the exons ATGGCTCCttctcactctgcctccttctTGTCGACTCTGGAAGGGGTTTGGACAGCAGGGGCcaaatttgtaaag gACGTCAAAAGCACCTTGAGCGG AGGCAGACAGAGGACATTTGAGAATCCAGTGAGTCTTTCTCCTGAATTTAAATGGGGCAGCTGGGATTTCTCTGAAAAGACCAGAATTCtgcacaacattctgaagaacTTCAAAG AGACTCTGGTGTCAGAATGGAGGCTGGACAAAG AAAATGTGACGCTGGATCCAGAGACGGGAAATCCCTGGCTCATCATGTCTGAGGATCAGAAAAGCATGAGATGGCAGAATCCATACAACAATTTCAGAGTAGAAGATGTATCGTTTCTCCCTGCCCTGGGCTGTGAGGCATTCACCTCGGGCAgacattactgggaggtggagttgaagggggaggggaacatGCGTCTAGGGGTCGCCAGAGAGTCCGTGAAGAGAATGGGAAAGGTCAGCTGGAAGCCCAAAGCGGGGGTCTGGGCTATAGAGCAGTTGGGACCCTATTACCAAGCCTACACCTCCCCTATTACCAACTTGTCCCTGAGTCGGAGCCCCAGAAAGATCGGGGTCTACCTGGACTATGAAGGAGGGCAGGTGACATTTTATGATGCTGATACCAAGGCCCTGATCTTTGCGTTCCCACCAGCCTCTTTCACTGGGCAAAGAATTCGTCCTGTCTTCTTTCTTTTTGGTGTAAACTCCCagctcagactgtgtccctga
- the LOC123345433 gene encoding E3 ubiquitin-protein ligase TRIM39-like isoform X1, translated as MAAENPMESLKDEATCSICLDYFEDPVSIRCGHNFCRACITQYWRKSDTNFSCPQCRKIVQHRNFKPNRVLANVVEIAKQLSLQAAKDSGGERECEKHQEALKLFCEEDQNLICSICRDSWDHRAHTVVPIEEAAQNYKVHIQRQLEFLKQERDEVLGFKRSGEMKTQTLLKQAETQRQRIVSEFQQVRQLLEEKQRLLLAQLDEINKDILKRQNNYIAKITEEISRLDHLISELKGKCQQPASEFLQDVRSTLSMYEAPSHSPSFSTVLEGAWTLGARFTKDISSAWSE; from the exons atggctgcagagaaccccatGGAAAGCCTCAAAGATGAAGCTACTTGTTCCATCTGTCTGGACTATTTTGAAGATCCAGTGTCTATAcgctgtgggcacaatttctgccgagcctgcatcaccCAGTACTGGAGGAAGTCAGATACAAActtctcctgccctcagtgcaggaaAATTGTTCAGCACAGAAACTTCAAGCCAAACAGAGTGCTGGCAAATGTTGTGGAAATAGCCAAACAgctgagtttacaggcagcaaaagATTCAGGAGGCgagagagagtgtgagaaacatcaggaggctctgaaactcttctgtgaagaggatcaaaatCTAATTTGTTCGATCTGCAGAGACTCCTGGGATCACAGAGCTCACACTGTGGTTCCCATAGAAGAAGCTGCCCAAAATTACAAG GTTCACATTCAGAGACAACTGGAGTTTTTGAAGCAAGAGCGAGATGAGGTTCTGGGTTTTAAACGGAGTGGGGAAATGAAAACCCAGACGCTGCTA AAACAGGCAgaaacccagaggcagaggattgTGTCCGAATTTCAGCAAGTGCGCCAGTTACTGGAGGAAAAACAGCGACTCCTGCTTGCTCAGCTGGATGAGATAAACAAGGACATTTTAAAGAGGCAGAACAACTATATTGCCAAAATCACAGAAGAAATATCCCGTCTTGACCACCTGATCAGTGAGCTGAAGGGGAAGTGCCAgcagccagcgagtgaattcctgcag GACGTCAGAAGCACCTTGAGCATGTACGAGGCTCCTTCTCACTCCCCCTCATTCTCCACGGTTCTGGAAGGAGCTTGGACACtaggggccagatttacaaag GACATCTCAAGTGCCTGGAGCGAGTAA
- the LOC123345433 gene encoding E3 ubiquitin-protein ligase TRIM39-like isoform X2 has translation MAAENPMESLKDEATCSICLDYFEDPVSIRCGHNFCRACITQYWRKSDTNFSCPQCRKIVQHRNFKPNRVLANVVEIAKQLSLQAAKDSGGERECEKHQEALKLFCEEDQNLICSICRDSWDHRAHTVVPIEEAAQNYKKQAETQRQRIVSEFQQVRQLLEEKQRLLLAQLDEINKDILKRQNNYIAKITEEISRLDHLISELKGKCQQPASEFLQDVRSTLSMYEAPSHSPSFSTVLEGAWTLGARFTKDISSAWSE, from the exons atggctgcagagaaccccatGGAAAGCCTCAAAGATGAAGCTACTTGTTCCATCTGTCTGGACTATTTTGAAGATCCAGTGTCTATAcgctgtgggcacaatttctgccgagcctgcatcaccCAGTACTGGAGGAAGTCAGATACAAActtctcctgccctcagtgcaggaaAATTGTTCAGCACAGAAACTTCAAGCCAAACAGAGTGCTGGCAAATGTTGTGGAAATAGCCAAACAgctgagtttacaggcagcaaaagATTCAGGAGGCgagagagagtgtgagaaacatcaggaggctctgaaactcttctgtgaagaggatcaaaatCTAATTTGTTCGATCTGCAGAGACTCCTGGGATCACAGAGCTCACACTGTGGTTCCCATAGAAGAAGCTGCCCAAAATTACAAG AAACAGGCAgaaacccagaggcagaggattgTGTCCGAATTTCAGCAAGTGCGCCAGTTACTGGAGGAAAAACAGCGACTCCTGCTTGCTCAGCTGGATGAGATAAACAAGGACATTTTAAAGAGGCAGAACAACTATATTGCCAAAATCACAGAAGAAATATCCCGTCTTGACCACCTGATCAGTGAGCTGAAGGGGAAGTGCCAgcagccagcgagtgaattcctgcag GACGTCAGAAGCACCTTGAGCATGTACGAGGCTCCTTCTCACTCCCCCTCATTCTCCACGGTTCTGGAAGGAGCTTGGACACtaggggccagatttacaaag GACATCTCAAGTGCCTGGAGCGAGTAA